A window from Candidatus Bathyarchaeota archaeon encodes these proteins:
- a CDS encoding flippase produces MTKATEMARVSTKGGFHVMWGLILSTIISAVGTIFIARILGADNYGLYGIALTAPNLIATIRDLGITTGMIKYSAQYNSEGDVAKIRSILFSGLLFEALVGVVLTLVSFGLSDFLAVAFSRPTITPLIQIASFFVLTGALMNTAAAAFTGLERMHLNSIVQIVQSTLKTVLILVLVLLGFGTPGAVWGYTLSTLFAGIIGVLLVYVMYKSLPKPPQGHRNIAFFSNVKLMIKYGLPVSIGTIVTAVLTYFYTFILAIYVTDNAVIGNYNVALNFIVLITFFASPVTTMMLPAFSKLNPETDRDLLKGVFQFSVKYASLLIVPVTVMVMALAQPAIDTVFQTQYVIAPLFLALLAIQYLYTAIGYLSVGNLLNGQGYTGYNLKITILTAILGFPTSFILISQFGVIGLIVTTLIVCLPGMFLSLRFIKNHFGVGIEWSSSIKISISSGIAGILTYLLVLFLNLSALFELIIGVVAFVVLFVLVAVLTRTVNKTDVKSVRDIVNSLGPLRGILNVFVSLVEKLINFFQR; encoded by the coding sequence ATGACCAAAGCAACAGAGATGGCGCGGGTAAGCACGAAAGGCGGCTTCCACGTTATGTGGGGCCTGATTTTATCCACCATAATCTCAGCTGTCGGCACCATATTTATCGCACGGATTTTAGGCGCCGATAACTACGGCTTATACGGAATCGCCCTAACCGCCCCCAACCTAATCGCGACTATCCGCGATTTAGGCATCACAACAGGCATGATAAAGTACTCCGCACAGTACAATAGCGAAGGGGATGTAGCAAAAATACGCAGCATCCTCTTCTCGGGGCTGCTCTTCGAAGCTCTTGTAGGCGTGGTTCTAACATTGGTGTCTTTTGGGTTATCTGACTTTTTAGCAGTAGCCTTTAGCCGTCCAACAATCACGCCTCTTATCCAAATTGCATCCTTTTTCGTCTTAACAGGCGCCCTCATGAATACAGCGGCAGCAGCATTTACGGGTCTGGAGCGCATGCATCTAAACAGCATCGTGCAAATCGTTCAGTCAACATTAAAGACCGTGCTGATTCTTGTTTTGGTTCTCTTAGGGTTTGGCACCCCGGGTGCAGTTTGGGGCTACACCCTATCTACTCTATTTGCGGGCATAATCGGGGTTTTGCTTGTCTATGTAATGTATAAATCCCTGCCTAAACCACCCCAAGGTCACCGCAACATAGCATTCTTTAGCAACGTTAAGCTGATGATAAAATATGGTTTGCCCGTATCAATCGGTACCATTGTGACCGCAGTCCTTACTTATTTTTACACTTTCATCCTGGCGATCTACGTTACCGATAACGCGGTCATCGGAAACTATAACGTTGCCTTGAACTTTATTGTTTTAATTACCTTCTTTGCCTCTCCAGTCACAACTATGATGCTTCCCGCCTTCTCTAAACTAAACCCCGAAACCGACCGAGACCTGCTCAAAGGCGTTTTCCAATTCTCCGTCAAATATGCATCTCTACTCATTGTGCCAGTCACAGTGATGGTTATGGCGCTTGCGCAGCCCGCCATTGATACGGTGTTCCAAACCCAATATGTGATTGCGCCCCTGTTTTTGGCGTTGTTAGCTATCCAATACTTGTACACAGCAATAGGATATTTGAGTGTAGGCAACCTGCTTAATGGGCAAGGCTATACAGGATACAACCTCAAAATAACCATACTGACAGCTATTCTTGGATTCCCAACGAGCTTCATTTTGATTTCCCAATTCGGCGTAATAGGCTTAATTGTAACTACCCTGATAGTTTGCCTCCCCGGCATGTTCCTAAGCTTGCGATTTATCAAAAATCACTTCGGCGTCGGTATCGAGTGGTCTTCTTCAATAAAAATTTCGATTTCATCTGGCATAGCCGGCATCTTAACCTATCTGCTGGTTTTGTTCCTTAATCTTTCAGCGTTGTTTGAATTAATTATTGGTGTGGTTGCATTTGTTGTGCTGTTTGTCTTGGTTGCAGTTTTAACTCGGACAGTCAACAAAACTGATGTAAAAAGTGTGCGTGATATAGTTAATTCGCTTGGGCCCCTGCGGGGCATTTTGAATGTGTTTGTTAGTTTAGTTGAGAAACTCATTAACTTCTTTCAACGATGA
- a CDS encoding hydrogenase 3 maturation endopeptidase HyCI produces the protein MPSDIEKQLKEWFADFRKVVVAGIGNPIRSDDYVGIKIVKNLKGKVPPNVYLLECETVPESYIYDIEKFNPTHILLIDAAILGLNPGDVRLVKTEELHPSSAISSHMLPLRIFCDYLKASTEAKIGLLLVEPKSMEFGEGLSCEVEASAQRLTQILRGFLK, from the coding sequence ATGCCCTCAGACATCGAAAAGCAACTCAAAGAATGGTTTGCCGACTTTAGAAAAGTCGTGGTGGCAGGCATAGGGAACCCAATACGCTCAGACGATTATGTAGGCATAAAAATCGTAAAAAACCTAAAAGGAAAAGTGCCGCCTAACGTTTACCTGCTAGAATGCGAAACAGTCCCAGAAAGCTACATCTACGACATAGAAAAATTCAACCCCACCCACATCCTACTCATCGACGCAGCAATTTTAGGCTTAAACCCAGGAGACGTCCGCTTAGTAAAAACCGAAGAATTACACCCATCCTCGGCGATTTCATCCCACATGTTGCCGCTAAGGATTTTCTGTGACTACCTCAAAGCATCAACGGAGGCAAAAATCGGTCTGCTACTGGTCGAGCCTAAAAGCATGGAGTTTGGGGAAGGATTAAGCTGTGAAGTTGAAGCTTCAGCGCAGAGGCTAACGCAGATTCTTCGGGGCTTTCTTAAATGA
- a CDS encoding AIR carboxylase family protein, whose translation MAGKAIIIMGSERDLDFSREIAKYLKILGVTYEFRIASAHKTPQTVLEVIKEFENEKVIYVTVAGRSNALSAFVDGNTSKPVIACPPYSEKFGGADIYSSLRVPSGIGSLVTIEPEGAAIAVAKILGLEESQIAANVKAYQEDKKKELDKANESAKKLK comes from the coding sequence ATGGCTGGCAAAGCAATAATTATTATGGGTTCAGAGAGGGATTTGGATTTCTCCCGAGAAATCGCTAAATACCTCAAAATCTTGGGTGTAACCTACGAGTTCCGCATCGCTTCTGCTCACAAAACCCCCCAGACCGTTTTGGAAGTCATTAAAGAATTTGAAAACGAAAAAGTCATCTACGTTACCGTGGCGGGACGCTCTAACGCATTAAGCGCCTTCGTCGACGGAAACACTTCCAAACCCGTCATTGCCTGCCCACCCTACAGCGAGAAATTCGGAGGCGCAGACATTTACTCCTCGCTTCGGGTTCCAAGCGGCATCGGCAGCTTAGTTACCATTGAACCAGAAGGTGCAGCGATTGCTGTTGCAAAAATCTTGGGTCTAGAAGAGTCGCAGATTGCAGCCAACGTGAAGGCTTATCAAGAGGACAAAAAGAAGGAACTTGATAAGGCTAACGAGTCGGCAAAAAAACTCAAATAA
- a CDS encoding 4Fe-4S dicluster domain-containing protein yields MVKVHQRKFISADPEKCVGCQVCEYACSFNKEKCFNPMKSRIRVVRVSQVANMAVTCRLCEEPACVAACPRDALSQANDTGNIVLDKDKCNGCGWCIEACDYGAMMLHPETKRVYVCDLCKDKADGPQCVKWCPEEALTVVTSDVLAQKARISAIKKLFQEKQDKP; encoded by the coding sequence ATGGTCAAAGTTCACCAAAGAAAATTCATTTCCGCTGACCCCGAAAAATGCGTTGGCTGCCAAGTCTGCGAATACGCCTGCAGCTTCAACAAAGAAAAATGCTTCAACCCCATGAAATCCCGCATACGCGTCGTCCGAGTCAGCCAAGTAGCCAACATGGCAGTCACCTGCAGACTCTGCGAAGAACCAGCATGCGTCGCCGCCTGCCCACGTGACGCCCTCTCTCAAGCAAACGACACAGGCAACATCGTCTTAGACAAAGACAAATGCAACGGCTGCGGCTGGTGCATTGAAGCCTGCGACTACGGCGCTATGATGCTACACCCCGAAACCAAACGGGTATACGTCTGCGACCTCTGCAAAGACAAAGCCGACGGTCCCCAATGTGTTAAGTGGTGTCCTGAAGAAGCTTTGACTGTGGTTACCAGTGATGTGTTGGCGCAGAAGGCTCGTATCAGCGCAATCAAGAAGCTCTTCCAAGAGAAACAAGACAAACCATAA
- a CDS encoding aldehyde ferredoxin oxidoreductase family protein — protein MLGYSGKILHVDLATGKTRTEKLSEDVAKKFIGGIGLGMKLWLDNSKAGVDPLSAENPLVLAVGPIAGTMFPTGGNGHAFISKSPETNALGEAVSHGTFGTELKRAGYDAIILTGKAEKPSYLWIDDDSVQLYDASHVWGKSPGETEDALKTELGDYYIRVASIGLAGELQSKIANIINEKTRAAGRTGLGAVMGSKNLKAIAVRGTSDVFVAKPEEFLDMVREFHERMKGPAAQKYRTLGSSENVMIQNELYCMPTRNFTNAHFEDADKVSGQLLNERYIAKVIGCNSCAMRCEHEATVREGPYKGTLARMEYDNLWALGPNCGVDRLDAIIKAAELCNFYGLDATSTGVAISFLMEVHEKGLINHDDLGGIDAHFGNAEAVVQLVEKIGKREGVGELLADGVKAASEKMGKDFVPLAQHIKGLEASGFDLRCLKTAALAAAVSFRGADQNRSGAYTVDLKGKVDRLKAEAGRGKIVKDGEDIFALIDSFIICKNSKGTLYKEVADMAKLYNLVTGADVSAEALSLVGERIINLAKLINLREGLTRKDDTLPWKVMNLPVPDDGPVKGAVVTKDELNLLLDDYYQARGWSKQGIPSKEKLQALGLEEYSSIVKGKED, from the coding sequence TTGCTAGGTTACTCAGGAAAAATCCTCCACGTTGATTTAGCTACGGGGAAAACCCGAACCGAAAAACTAAGTGAAGACGTCGCAAAGAAGTTCATCGGCGGAATCGGTTTAGGCATGAAACTTTGGCTAGACAACTCAAAAGCCGGCGTAGACCCCCTTAGCGCCGAAAACCCGCTTGTTTTAGCAGTTGGACCAATCGCAGGCACCATGTTCCCCACAGGCGGAAACGGACATGCATTCATATCCAAATCACCCGAAACAAACGCCTTAGGCGAAGCTGTAAGCCACGGCACCTTCGGCACTGAACTCAAACGCGCAGGCTACGACGCAATAATTTTAACTGGCAAAGCTGAGAAGCCCTCTTACCTCTGGATTGATGATGACTCAGTTCAGCTCTATGATGCATCACATGTTTGGGGTAAATCTCCAGGTGAAACCGAGGATGCCCTAAAAACAGAACTTGGCGACTACTACATCCGTGTAGCATCCATCGGTTTAGCAGGTGAGCTGCAATCCAAAATCGCCAATATCATTAACGAAAAAACCCGCGCTGCCGGACGAACCGGTTTAGGCGCTGTTATGGGCAGCAAAAACCTCAAAGCTATTGCTGTGCGGGGAACCAGCGACGTGTTCGTTGCAAAACCTGAAGAATTCCTCGACATGGTTCGAGAATTCCATGAACGTATGAAGGGTCCCGCAGCACAGAAGTACCGCACTCTTGGCTCAAGCGAGAACGTTATGATACAAAATGAACTCTACTGCATGCCCACACGTAACTTCACTAACGCTCATTTCGAAGACGCAGACAAAGTCAGCGGCCAATTACTAAACGAACGCTACATCGCAAAGGTCATCGGCTGTAACTCCTGTGCCATGCGATGTGAGCACGAAGCAACCGTTCGTGAAGGACCCTACAAAGGCACCTTAGCACGTATGGAATATGACAACCTCTGGGCGCTTGGTCCCAATTGTGGTGTAGACAGGCTTGACGCAATCATTAAAGCCGCCGAACTCTGCAACTTCTACGGCTTAGACGCAACCAGCACTGGCGTTGCCATAAGCTTCCTTATGGAAGTCCACGAAAAAGGTCTAATAAACCACGATGACCTCGGCGGTATCGATGCCCACTTCGGCAACGCAGAAGCAGTTGTTCAACTGGTCGAGAAAATCGGCAAACGCGAAGGCGTCGGTGAACTTTTAGCAGACGGCGTTAAAGCAGCATCCGAAAAAATGGGTAAAGATTTCGTTCCGCTTGCCCAACACATTAAAGGTTTAGAAGCCTCTGGCTTTGATTTACGTTGCCTTAAAACTGCAGCATTAGCCGCGGCGGTCTCCTTCCGTGGCGCAGATCAAAACCGAAGCGGCGCCTACACCGTTGACTTGAAAGGAAAAGTTGACCGTTTGAAGGCGGAAGCAGGACGCGGAAAAATCGTCAAAGACGGCGAAGACATCTTTGCTTTAATTGACTCTTTTATTATTTGCAAGAACTCAAAGGGTACCCTCTACAAAGAAGTCGCGGACATGGCTAAACTCTATAATTTAGTCACTGGAGCCGATGTTTCTGCAGAGGCACTTAGCCTTGTAGGTGAACGTATAATCAACTTAGCCAAACTCATCAACCTCCGCGAGGGCTTGACCCGAAAAGACGACACGTTACCTTGGAAAGTTATGAATCTACCAGTCCCTGATGATGGACCCGTAAAAGGTGCAGTAGTAACCAAAGATGAACTTAACCTCTTATTGGATGACTACTATCAAGCCCGAGGCTGGTCTAAGCAAGGTATCCCCAGTAAAGAAAAGCTGCAAGCGCTTGGACTCGAAGAGTATTCCAGCATAGTGAAAGGCAAGGAGGATTAA
- a CDS encoding 4Fe-4S dicluster domain-containing protein — MVNLHERKFISADPDKCVGCQICEYACSFAKEKVFNAVKSRIRVVRDNQVRNIAVTCRLCQDPACVAACPRDALSQSPINGNIIIDKDQCNGCGWCMEACSYGAMMMHPETKTVYVCDLCKFRSDGPQCVKWCPEEALTVVTSDVLAQKARISAIKKLFQTREAEK; from the coding sequence ATGGTTAATCTGCACGAAAGAAAATTCATTTCCGCTGACCCTGACAAATGCGTCGGTTGCCAAATCTGCGAATACGCATGCTCATTTGCCAAAGAAAAAGTTTTCAACGCAGTCAAATCACGTATCCGCGTCGTTCGGGATAATCAAGTCCGAAACATCGCTGTTACCTGCCGTCTATGCCAAGACCCCGCCTGCGTCGCCGCCTGCCCAAGAGATGCCCTTTCACAGTCACCCATTAACGGCAACATCATTATTGACAAAGACCAATGCAACGGTTGCGGCTGGTGTATGGAAGCCTGCAGTTATGGCGCTATGATGATGCATCCCGAAACCAAAACAGTCTACGTCTGTGACCTCTGTAAATTCCGCTCTGATGGTCCTCAGTGCGTTAAGTGGTGTCCTGAAGAAGCTTTGACTGTGGTTACCAGTGATGTGTTGGCGCAGAAGGCTCGTATCAGCGCAATCAAGAAGCTCTTCCAAACCCGGGAAGCCGAAAAATAA
- a CDS encoding aldehyde ferredoxin oxidoreductase family protein: MLETKRLFGYAGRLLFVDLATGKTRTEKLSEDVAKKYIGGIGLGMHLWLTNSKANVSPLSPENPLVLAVGPLSGTMFPTGGNGHAFISKSPVTNGVGEAVSHGTFGTEFKRAGYDAVIITGQSPKPVYLWIDDDNVQLRDARTLWGRSPGETEDAIKEEIGDHYVRVAAIGLAGEKQSKLASIINDKTRAAGRTGLGAVMGSKNLKAIAVRGTYDVAVANPTEFMNLVEEFHERMKGPAAQKYRTLGSTENLEINNNLTCLPTRNYNESRFENADKISSEVLNEHFIAKIIACNSCAMRCEHEAIIREGYYVGTMARMEYDNLWAFGPNCGIDQLNFIIKATEKCTFYGLDAQSTGAVIGFLMDCHEKGLLSHEEIVGIDPHFGNANALIKLIDQIGKREGIGDLLADGVKVASEKIGKKSDQLAQHIKGLEATGYDLRSLKTAALAAAVSFRGADHSRSGACNLDLQGKVDRLVAEKGRGKLVKDLEDMFNLIDSLIVCKNAKGTFYNDLEDIAKVYNVVTGFEVTAHEMAVAGERIQTLAKLINTREGLTRKDDTLPWKVMNQPISDDGPAKGAVVTAAELKLLLDDYYHARNWNERGLPSAFHLKELGLENYTSLVEGRN, translated from the coding sequence ATGTTGGAGACGAAACGATTGTTTGGTTATGCTGGAAGACTACTATTCGTCGATTTAGCCACGGGTAAAACCCGAACCGAAAAACTAAGCGAAGACGTCGCTAAGAAATACATCGGCGGCATCGGCTTAGGAATGCACCTTTGGCTAACGAACTCTAAGGCAAACGTGAGCCCCTTGAGTCCAGAAAACCCGCTCGTACTAGCCGTAGGTCCCCTTTCAGGCACAATGTTTCCAACAGGCGGAAACGGACATGCCTTTATCTCAAAATCACCCGTAACCAACGGAGTCGGCGAAGCCGTAAGTCACGGCACCTTCGGTACAGAATTTAAACGTGCCGGATACGACGCCGTCATCATAACAGGTCAATCTCCCAAACCTGTATACCTCTGGATTGATGACGACAATGTGCAACTACGTGACGCCCGCACCCTTTGGGGCAGGTCTCCGGGCGAAACCGAAGACGCTATCAAAGAGGAAATTGGCGATCACTACGTCCGAGTAGCTGCTATTGGTTTGGCAGGCGAGAAGCAGTCAAAGCTTGCTAGCATAATTAACGACAAAACCCGCGCTGCCGGCAGAACTGGCTTGGGTGCTGTTATGGGTAGTAAAAACCTCAAAGCCATCGCGGTCCGCGGCACCTATGATGTTGCAGTTGCAAACCCGACCGAATTCATGAATCTGGTGGAAGAATTCCATGAACGCATGAAGGGTCCCGCGGCACAGAAATACCGCACCTTGGGTTCCACCGAGAACCTTGAAATCAATAACAACCTAACTTGTCTACCAACACGCAACTATAACGAGTCTCGCTTTGAGAACGCTGACAAAATCAGCAGCGAAGTTTTAAACGAACATTTCATTGCCAAAATTATTGCATGTAACTCCTGTGCTATGCGTTGTGAACATGAAGCTATAATCCGAGAAGGCTATTACGTCGGAACCATGGCACGCATGGAATACGATAACCTTTGGGCGTTTGGTCCCAACTGTGGTATAGACCAACTAAACTTCATCATCAAAGCCACAGAAAAATGCACCTTCTATGGTTTAGATGCACAGAGCACAGGCGCTGTCATCGGTTTTCTTATGGATTGCCACGAAAAAGGGCTTCTCTCACACGAAGAAATTGTAGGAATCGACCCGCACTTCGGCAATGCCAATGCCCTAATCAAACTAATCGATCAAATCGGCAAACGTGAAGGCATCGGTGACCTGCTCGCGGATGGCGTAAAGGTTGCCTCAGAAAAAATCGGCAAAAAATCAGACCAACTAGCCCAGCACATTAAAGGTTTAGAAGCCACTGGCTATGACTTACGGTCACTTAAAACAGCCGCCTTAGCCGCTGCTGTATCCTTCCGTGGCGCAGACCATTCCCGTAGCGGCGCTTGCAATCTGGATTTACAGGGGAAAGTCGACCGGTTGGTTGCCGAGAAGGGCCGCGGTAAGCTCGTTAAAGACCTTGAAGACATGTTCAATTTGATTGATTCATTAATTGTCTGCAAGAACGCTAAAGGCACATTCTACAACGACTTAGAAGACATCGCAAAAGTCTACAATGTAGTTACAGGCTTTGAAGTTACAGCTCATGAAATGGCTGTTGCAGGCGAAAGGATACAGACCCTTGCTAAACTTATCAACACACGCGAGGGTTTAACCCGCAAAGACGACACTTTGCCTTGGAAAGTTATGAATCAACCCATCTCAGATGATGGTCCCGCAAAAGGTGCAGTAGTTACTGCCGCTGAACTCAAGTTGCTCTTAGATGATTACTATCACGCCCGCAACTGGAACGAACGGGGCTTACCCTCAGCATTCCACCTAAAAGAGTTAGGTCTTGAAAACTATACCAGCTTAGTTGAAGGGAGGAACTAA
- a CDS encoding 4Fe-4S dicluster domain-containing protein, whose amino-acid sequence MVRPHDRKFITADPEKCTGCLVCEYVCSMANEKTFNPTKSRIRAMRLDPVTNLAISCRHCEHPACVAACPRNALTQEEATGIIRVNEEICNGCGWCINACQFGAITVHPGKRVVFLCNNCTENDEKEPQCVKWCPNDALTVVNAETLAQRGRNKAVKHLFDAATKNSQ is encoded by the coding sequence GTGGTTCGACCTCATGACCGAAAATTCATAACTGCTGACCCTGAAAAATGCACAGGTTGTCTGGTCTGCGAATACGTCTGCAGCATGGCAAACGAGAAAACCTTTAACCCAACTAAATCCCGTATCCGTGCCATGCGTCTTGACCCTGTAACTAACCTCGCTATCAGTTGTCGCCACTGTGAACACCCCGCCTGCGTTGCAGCTTGCCCACGAAACGCCTTAACTCAAGAAGAAGCCACAGGCATCATCCGCGTCAACGAAGAAATCTGCAACGGCTGCGGCTGGTGCATCAACGCTTGCCAATTCGGTGCCATAACTGTTCACCCCGGCAAGCGCGTTGTTTTCCTCTGTAATAATTGCACTGAAAATGACGAAAAGGAGCCGCAGTGCGTCAAATGGTGTCCAAACGATGCATTGACTGTTGTGAATGCGGAGACGTTGGCGCAGAGGGGTCGAAATAAAGCTGTTAAGCACCTTTTTGATGCGGCAACCAAAAATAGCCAATGA
- a CDS encoding aldehyde ferredoxin oxidoreductase family protein encodes MFAYAGKILYVNLTTGQTKTRTLTNDLAKAYLGGVGLGIRLLMDNSSAGTDPLHPDNPLVFATGPLTGTLAPTGGSCYAVVSKSPATGGVGESVAHGFFGPELKRAGYDAIVITGKASRLSYLWIDDETIEIRGSEKLRNKPSNETEQIIQNEFGDPYIRIATIGEAGEKLCRFASIVNDGFHGAERTGLGAVMGSKNLKAIAIRGSHDVGAADFAGFREFIKIIFERMKDPETKKYTTAGTPENVEVLNALSALPTRNWTNAAFAGIDNISGEELTGVYVKKIVGCATCGMSCDHIAVVPDGPFKGVTVRLTSEGLWSMGPLCGIDQLDVIVQAIHLANLYGLDVTSTGVTVAFAMDLYEHGILTRAQTNGLELKFGNADALLEIIQKIGTREGWLGNILAEGTAKAAELIGKGAENYACNIKGLEVPGYDIRSLKTAALAFSVSYSGASQLRSNAATLDISGKVNRLKIESGRGKIVLEETQMYNVLDSLILCNYSRAIYKGYPELAAYYTLATGISVTAEELAQVGDRVENLARLFNIREGKGTRKYDTVPYKIKQPIPDRGPTHGVCVTDPELQLGLDYYYAARGWTKDGVPTVDRLQALGLADLASIVKNAQTTNNQTVTGGA; translated from the coding sequence ATGTTTGCTTATGCAGGAAAAATCTTGTATGTTAACCTCACTACTGGGCAAACAAAAACCAGAACCCTCACTAATGATTTGGCTAAAGCCTATCTCGGCGGCGTCGGCTTAGGCATACGTTTACTTATGGATAACTCTTCAGCGGGTACCGACCCTCTACATCCTGATAACCCCCTTGTCTTCGCCACAGGGCCTTTAACGGGTACATTGGCTCCAACAGGCGGCAGCTGCTACGCCGTGGTCTCCAAATCCCCTGCCACAGGCGGAGTCGGCGAATCGGTCGCTCACGGCTTTTTCGGTCCTGAACTTAAACGCGCCGGATACGACGCCATAGTCATAACGGGCAAAGCTTCCCGTTTATCTTATCTTTGGATTGATGACGAAACAATCGAAATCCGCGGCAGCGAAAAACTCAGAAACAAACCCTCCAACGAAACGGAGCAAATAATCCAAAATGAATTCGGAGACCCCTACATCCGCATCGCCACCATCGGCGAAGCAGGAGAGAAACTCTGTCGATTTGCCTCCATAGTTAATGACGGCTTCCACGGTGCCGAGCGCACAGGACTAGGCGCCGTTATGGGCAGTAAAAACCTCAAAGCCATCGCCATCCGAGGTTCACATGACGTGGGCGCCGCTGACTTTGCGGGCTTTCGAGAATTCATCAAAATCATTTTTGAACGCATGAAAGACCCTGAAACAAAAAAATACACAACCGCAGGCACCCCCGAAAACGTTGAAGTCCTCAATGCGCTTTCTGCGTTGCCGACCCGAAACTGGACCAACGCCGCCTTCGCAGGCATAGACAACATCAGCGGCGAAGAACTGACAGGCGTTTACGTCAAAAAAATTGTTGGATGTGCAACTTGCGGTATGTCCTGTGACCATATTGCGGTTGTGCCTGATGGTCCTTTCAAAGGTGTTACGGTTCGTCTCACTTCTGAGGGTCTTTGGAGTATGGGTCCCCTTTGTGGTATCGACCAATTAGACGTAATAGTCCAGGCTATTCATCTAGCCAACCTGTACGGCTTAGACGTTACCTCCACTGGGGTCACAGTGGCATTTGCCATGGACCTATACGAGCACGGTATACTTACAAGGGCGCAAACCAACGGTTTAGAACTCAAATTTGGAAACGCCGACGCACTACTTGAGATAATTCAAAAAATTGGCACACGGGAAGGCTGGCTTGGCAACATCCTCGCTGAAGGCACAGCTAAAGCAGCCGAATTAATCGGTAAAGGAGCCGAGAATTACGCTTGCAACATCAAAGGCTTAGAAGTACCCGGCTACGATATCCGAAGCCTCAAAACCGCCGCTTTAGCATTTAGCGTCAGCTACTCAGGAGCCTCACAGCTAAGAAGCAACGCTGCTACCCTTGACATATCAGGAAAAGTAAATCGCCTAAAAATCGAATCAGGCCGCGGCAAAATAGTCCTGGAAGAAACCCAAATGTACAACGTTTTGGACTCGCTTATCCTGTGCAACTACAGCCGCGCCATATACAAAGGCTACCCCGAACTTGCCGCGTACTACACGCTTGCCACTGGCATCTCGGTGACAGCCGAAGAATTAGCTCAAGTAGGCGACCGCGTAGAAAACCTTGCACGCCTCTTCAACATCCGAGAAGGCAAAGGCACCCGCAAATACGACACTGTCCCCTATAAAATCAAGCAACCTATACCCGACCGTGGTCCTACACATGGAGTCTGCGTAACCGACCCCGAACTTCAATTGGGTCTCGATTACTACTATGCAGCGCGTGGCTGGACTAAAGATGGCGTCCCAACGGTTGATCGTCTCCAAGCACTTGGCTTAGCTGATTTAGCTTCTATCGTCAAAAATGCTCAAACCACTAATAATCAAACCGTGACGGGAGGCGCATAG